The region GGAGCCTTAAGAGCTTCGGATATAAATACAGAAGTTGCCCTTTCAGGATGGGTAAGCAAGCATCGCGATAAAGGTTTTATGATTTGGATCGACTTACGTGACCGCTATGGTATCACACAGTTAATCTTTGATGCAGAGAGAACTGATAAAGCAGTATTCGAAGCAGCTAAAAACCTTGGAAGAGAGTTTGTAATTCAAGTAAAAGGACAAGTAATCGAACGTGCTTCTAAGAATCCTAATATCCCTACAGGAGATATCGAGATCTTAGTTCACACACTTACAGTATTAAACGAGTCTGCTGTACCTCCATTCACTATCGAAGACGATACTGATGGTGGTGAGGACATCCGTATGAAATACCGTTACTTAGATATCCGTAGAAACCCAGTGAAAAACAACCTATTGTTTAGACACAAGGTAGCTCAAGAGGTTAGAAATTATCTTTCTGCACAAGATTTCTGTGAGGTAGAGACACCTTACTTAATTAGTTCTACTCCAGAAGGAGCACGTGATTTCGTGGTGCCTTCTCGTATGAACGCAGGTCAATTCTACGCTTTACCACAATCACCACAAACTTTCAAGCAATTGTTGATGGTAGGTGGTATGGATAGATACTTCCAAATCGTGAAGTGTTTCCGTGATGAGGATTTACGTGCTGATAGACAACCTGAGTTTACTCAGATAGACTGTGAGATGACATTCGTAAATCAAGAGGATATTATGGATACATTCGAAGGAATGACTAAACACTTATTAAAGTCTATTCACGGTATAGAGGTGGAGCAATTCCCTCGTATGACTTTTGAAGAAGCGATGCGCAAATATGGTAATGACAAACCAGATATCCGTTTTGGTATGGAATTCGGTGAATTAAATGCTGTAGCTCAACATAAAGAATTCGGTGTATTTAACAGTGCTGAGTTAGTAGTAGGTATTGCTGTGCCTGGTGCTGCAGCCTATACACGTAAAGAGATAGATGCTCTTATCGACTGGGTTAAACGTCCACAAGTAGGTGCATCAGGAATGGTGTACTGTAAATGTGAAGTTGATGGTACATTCAAATCTTCTGTAGATAAATTCTATGACCAAGAAGATCTTAAACAATGGGCTGAAGTAACTGGTG is a window of Myroides oncorhynchi DNA encoding:
- the aspS gene encoding aspartate--tRNA ligase; protein product: MYRTHNCGALRASDINTEVALSGWVSKHRDKGFMIWIDLRDRYGITQLIFDAERTDKAVFEAAKNLGREFVIQVKGQVIERASKNPNIPTGDIEILVHTLTVLNESAVPPFTIEDDTDGGEDIRMKYRYLDIRRNPVKNNLLFRHKVAQEVRNYLSAQDFCEVETPYLISSTPEGARDFVVPSRMNAGQFYALPQSPQTFKQLLMVGGMDRYFQIVKCFRDEDLRADRQPEFTQIDCEMTFVNQEDIMDTFEGMTKHLLKSIHGIEVEQFPRMTFEEAMRKYGNDKPDIRFGMEFGELNAVAQHKEFGVFNSAELVVGIAVPGAAAYTRKEIDALIDWVKRPQVGASGMVYCKCEVDGTFKSSVDKFYDQEDLKQWAEVTGAKAGDLILVLSGPANKTRGQLSALRMELGNRMGLRKSDEFAPLWVIDFPLFEYDEEAKRYFAMHHPFTSPKVEDIALLDTDPGKVRANAYDMVLNGNEIGGGSIRIHDKATQELMFKHLGFSKEEAEKQFGFLMNAFQYGAPPHGGLAFGLDRLVAILGGQETIRDFIAFPKNNSGRDVMIDAPATITPEQLEELHITVVQPQA